The following proteins come from a genomic window of Gossypium raimondii isolate GPD5lz chromosome 5, ASM2569854v1, whole genome shotgun sequence:
- the LOC105770192 gene encoding galacturonokinase, which yields MGAMSWPTQDELHEIRKIVSEMAGKGTADVRVVVSPYRICPLGAHVDHQGGIVSAMTINKGILLGFVPSGSTEVALRSGQFKGEVRFRVNENHKPRQTISKGEEINADKSSPSPDEFEWGIYARGALYALQSRGNHLAQGIIGYICGSEGLDSSGLSSSAAVGIAYLLALETANGLTVSPRENIEYDRVIENEYLGLRNGILDQSAILLSSQGCLTYMNCKTTEHKLIRPPKFLEDQEAEPQKGYKILLAFSGLRQALTNNPGYNSRVAECQEAAKVLLNASGNKEVEPFLCNVKPEVYEAHKFKLEPNLAKRAEHYFSENMRVRKGLEAWASGDLRAFGELMTASGLSSIKNYECGCEPLFQLYEVLLRAPGVFGARFSGAGFRGCCVALVDAARATEAAKFVRVEYPKLQPVFASQLSHGTAVLICEAGDCARIF from the exons ATGGGTGCAATGTCTTGGCCTACTCAGGACGAG TTACATGAAATCAGAAAGATAGTGTCTGAAATGGCAGGAAAAGGTACAGCAGACGTTCGAGTTGTTGTATCTCCTTACAGGATTTGTCCATTGGGAGCTCATGTCGATCATCAG GGTGGAATTGTTTCTGCTATGACAATTAATAAGGGAATACTATTGGGATTTGTTCCTTCTGGTAGCACTGAG GTTGCATTACGCTCAGGTCAATTTAAAGGAGAAGTTAGGTTCAG AGTTAATGAAAACCATAAACCAAGACAGACCATTAGCAAGGGTGAAGAGATTAACGCAGATAAATCTTCTCCGTCACCAGATGAATTTGAATGGGGTATTTATGCTAGAGGAGCCTTGTATGCATTACAAAGTAGAGGGAACCATCTTGCTCAG GGAATCATTGGCTACATCTGCGGATCTGAGGGTCTGGACAGTTCAGGCCTTAGCTCTTCAGCTGCT GTTGGCATAGCTTACCTGCTGGCTTTGGAAACTGCAAATGGTTTAACTGTATCTCCCagagaaaatattgaatatgACAG GGTGATTGAAAATGAGTATTTAGGTCTGAGAAATGGCATACTGGATCAATCAGCCATACTGCTTTCAAGCCAGGGTTGTCTAACTTACATGAACTGCAAA ACTACTGAGCACAAGCTTATACGCCCTCCAAAGTTTCTGGAGGATCAAGAAGCTGAACCACAGAAAGGCTACAAAATATTACTGGCATTTTCAGGACTTAGGCAAGCTTTGACCAACAATCCTGGATACAATTCTCGAGTTGCTGAATGTCAAGAAGCTGCCAAAGTTCTTCTGAA TGCTTCTGGAAATAAAGAAGTGGAGCCCTTCCTCTGCAATG TTAAACCAGAAGTTTACGAAGCGCACAAG TTCAAACTGGAACCAAATCTAGCCAAAAGAGCAGAGCATTACTTTTCAGAGAATATGCGGGTTAGAAAAG GATTAGAGGCTTGGGCTTCAGGAGATTTGAGAGCCTTTGGAGAGCTAATGACAGCTTCTGGTCTAAGTTCTATTAAAAACTATGAATGTG GGTGTGAGCCACTATTTCAACTATACGAGGTCCTATTGAGGGCACCAGGCGTCTTTGGAGCTCGGTTCAGTGGAGCTGGATTCAGAGGCTGCTGTGTTGCATTGGTAGATGCAGCTCGTGCAACGGAAGCAGCAAAATTTGTGAGGGTAGAATATCCAAAGCTACAGCCAGTGTTCGCTAGCCAATTGAGCCATGGCACTGCTGTTTTGATTTGTGAAGCTGGTGACTGCGCCCgtattttctga
- the LOC105768880 gene encoding phospholipase A2-alpha produces the protein MRTPHHLFTLALFFTFSSVSVEALNVGIQAADTAISVSKECSRTCESEFCSVPPFLRYGKYCGLLYSGCPGEKPCDGLDACCMKHDDCVQAMNNDYLSQKCSQSFIKCIKDFQKGGERSFKGNKCQVDQVIDVISVVMKAALIAGGVLHKP, from the exons ATGAGGACGCCTCATCACCTTTTCACTTTAGCTCTCTTCTTCACCTTCAGCTCTGTTTCTGTTGAAGCCCTTAATGTTGGAATCCAGGCCGCTGATACCGCCATCTCTGTG AGCAAAGAATGCAGTAGGACATGTGAGTCAGAGTTCTGTTCAG TGCCTCCATTTTTGAGGTATGGCAAGTATTGCGGCCTATTGTACAGTGGATGCCCTGGAGAGAAACCTTGCGATGGACTTGATGCTTGCTGTATGAAGCACGATGACTGCGTTCAAGCTATGAACA ATGACTATCTGAGTCAAAAGTGCAGCCAAAGCTTCATAAAGTGCATAAAGGATTTCCAGAAAGGAGGAGAAAGGAGTTTCAAGGGTAACAAATGCCAAGTGGATCAAGTCATTGATGTCATCTCTGTTGTCATGAAGGCTGCCCTGATTGCTGGAGGAGTGCTTCATAAACCTTAG
- the LOC105768879 gene encoding nucleotide-sugar uncharacterized transporter 1, whose translation MLCSREILNFLIRKDVKKILKRKDSDAGQRGKALEDLRASIFNKFRSSESAKRQQQRICGPVAALTFNFMVAVGIIFMNKWVLKNVGFQFPVFLTFIHYAVSWALMAILNSFALLPASPPSKSTPLSLFTLGVVMSLSTGLANVSLKYNSVGFYQMAKIAVTPSIVLAEFIWYKKKVTFSKVVALTVVSIGVAIATVTDLQFSLFGACVAVAWIIPSAVNKILWSNMQQQENWTALSLMWKTTPITLLFLVSMIPFLDPPGVLAFHWSFNNTSAILVSAFLGFLLQWSGALALGATSAISHVVLGQFKTCVILLGSFYLFGSNPGTTSIIGAFIAIGGMSFFTYLNLRDKKQQPQPGLQVSSALPKSKLSEGNGDICDGFGTETV comes from the exons ATGCTTTGTAGCCGTGAGATTCTCAATTTTCTTATCAGGAAAGATGTGAAGAAGATACTGAAGCGGAAGGACAGCGATGCCGGCCAACGag GAAAAGCCCTAGAAGACTTGCGAGcttctatatttaataaattccGCTCATCTGAAAGTGCAAAGCGTCAACAGCAACGAATATGTGGTCCCGTTGCCGCTCTTACATTCAATTTTATGGTTGCTGTTGGTATTATTTTCATGAACAAATGG GTTCTTAAAAATGTAGGATTCCAGTTTCCTGTGTTTCTGACTTTTATTCACTATGCTGTAAGCTGGGCATTGATGGCCATTTTGAATTCTTTTGCTCTTCTTCCTGCATCTCCACCCTCAAAATCAACCCCTTTGTCTTTGTTTACTCTTGGTGTTGTTATGTCTTTATCTACTGGTCTTGCTAACGTTAGCTTGAAATACAACAG tgTGGGATTTTATCAGATGGCGAAGATTGCTGTCACGCCATCTATTGTCCTTGCAGAGTTTATATGGTACAAGAAGAAAGTCACTTTCTCCAAG GTGGTTGCACTAACAGTTGTATCTATTGGTGTTGCAATTGCTACTGTTACTGATTTGCAATTCAGCCTCTTCGGAGCCTGTGTGGCGGTGGCGTGGATAATCCCTAGTGCTGTCAATAAAATCCTTTGGTCCAACATGCAGCAACAAGAAAACTGGACAGCATTGTC GTTAATGTGGAAAACAACGCCAATCACTTTGCTTTTTCTGGTTTCTATGATTCCTTTCCTTGATCCCCCTGGTGTGCTGGCGTTTCATTGGAGCTTCAACAATACATCAGCAATCCTCGTATCAGCTTTCCTTGGATTCTTACTTCAGTGGTCGGGAGCCTTGGCGCTTGG GGCCACTTCTGCAATTTCCCACGTGGTTCTCGGACAATTCAAAACTTGTGTTATTCTTCTTGGAAGTTTTTACCTGTTTGGGTCAAATCCGGGCACAACTAGTATTATTGGAGCATTTATAGCAATTGGTGGTATGTCCTTTTTCACATACCTCAATTTACGTGATAAGAAGCAACAACCACAACCGGGGCTGCAAGTTTCATCCGCTTTGCCCAAGTCCAAGTTGAGTGAGGGAAATGGGGATATCTGCGATGGGTTCGGTACTGAAACTGTCTAA
- the LOC105768881 gene encoding uncharacterized protein LOC105768881 gives MKTKGSSYRYQLQRMCDEEERELGRQEAPGTCPHCGGKVQAVDVERRWRCCCFFPICFSIKRKYCCTLCSRRLVLYF, from the exons atgaaaacaaaagg TAGCAGTTACAGGTATCAATTACAAAGAATGTGTGACGAAGAAGAGAGAGAGTTGGGAAGACAGGAAGCGCCTGGGACTTGTCCGCACTGCGGTGGCAAAGTCCAAGCGGTGGACGTAGAAAGGCGGTGGAGGTGCTGCTGTTTCTTTCCCATTTGCTTCTCCATTAAGCGAAAATATTGCTGCACCTTATGTTCTAGGCGTTTGGTCTTGtatttctag